The Daucus carota subsp. sativus chromosome 2, DH1 v3.0, whole genome shotgun sequence genome includes a window with the following:
- the LOC108204170 gene encoding uncharacterized protein LOC108204170, giving the protein MTWISLPKHSEGYSNGATHFVRNAFDNFSIGNELRCPCKDCSNRFWISPDNVYEHLVFNGPCPSFSNWIFEVSTDKFRKPNDVGMDDSDMCIGLGDDFDEMIRNEGRARNGMNKAAKDFYKLVQEGKQPLFPGSENFTQLGFIVRLYQLKCSHGFTESAFSGILQLLKEAFPNVNLPSYFSVAKKMIRDLGLDYEKIHACPNGCMLYWSENKDEIKCKFCGASRWVVPKKDNRAPFSTKVQENSSKIPAKVLRYFPLKPRLQRLFMCKEYSELMKWHAVGRTKDGKLRHPADAEGWRSMDASHPKFVAEIRNVRLGLAADGVNPYRSMNISHSTWPVVLVNYNLPPWLIMKPENLILSTLIPGPEYPGNDIDVYLQPLVAELKELWDIGLETYDSHADQTFTLHASLLWTISDFPGYAVLSGWSTKGKLGCPNCHYCTSSTYLKHSRKVVYMNHRKFLPPGHKLRYDCKRFNGMVETDVSPPPLSGMDIEELLFGYENCFGKRDLKKRKRETGCPFKKKSIFFELPYWRENLVRHNLDLMHIEKNICDKILGTLLNLGGRTKDHLSARKDLQEMGIRKALHPIRIGDTNQYEIRAAIFDMTKKEKELFCSVFKNAKLPHGTASNISRCVHIAERKIFGYKSHDAHFMLQYLLQFAVVKTSKPEVAVALLRLSAFFRGLCGKVIDLEDIPKLQEEIIEILCQLETIFPPAFFDIMVHLPVHLCKELEFGGPVHLRWMFGIERYLCKLKSYVRNRSKPEGSMAEGYLADECITFCSRFLNDTIKTKNEQNIHVGYSIGSRRNKDGKSVELEDKDWIKVHRYVLFNCGNIEIEKLLGEHHTLIESHGKSKKYAREKSHTVEFHHWLKDEVQKLKEPSSELLNLSRGPQRAAKKYSAHVVNGFRFHTKKRDAKCTTQNSGVILTALTTCFASSKDKNPTIRDVTYFGAIEEIIEVDYWGAITVVLFRCCWYEKDKDCYGLTRVNFSKNIQKDDPFVLATQVQQIFYIQDCIENNLHFVVKKLPKEYDNIGIETDVLEDVYGPTVHDTGLNFKMQNQRDDVSWCRDDMPGEMCRESFSGDEADDEDIE; this is encoded by the exons TAATTTCTCCATAGGAAATGAATTACGCTGCCCTTGCAAAGATTGTAGTAACCGTTTCTGGATTTCTCCGGACAATGTATATGAACATCTCGTGTTTAATGGTCCTTGTCCATCATTTAGTAATTGGATATTTGAAGTGTCAACCGACAAGTTTAGAAAGCCTAATGATGTAGGGATGGATGATTCTGATATGTGTATAGGCCTAggtgatgattttgatgaaatgaTTCGCAATGAAGGTAGAGCTAGAAATGGAATGAATAAAGCTGCAAAAGACTTCTATAAGCTTGTTCAGGAAGGGAAACAACCTCTGTTTCCCGGGTCTGAAAATTTCACGCAATTAGGCTTCATAGTCAGACTTTACCAATTAAAGTGCAGTCATGGTTTTACCGAGTCTGCATTCAGCGGTATTTTACAATTGTTGAAGGAAGCTTTCCCGAATGTAAACCTGCCTTCTTATTTTAGTGTTGCCAAAAAAATGATTAGAGATTTAGGCCTTGATTATGAAAAGATACATGCTTGTCCGAACGGTTGCATGTTATATTGGTCTGaaaacaaagatgaaattaAGTGTAAATTTTGTGGGGCGTCAAGGTGGGTAGTCCCTAAGAAAGATAACCGTGCACCTTTTTCTACTAAAGTACAAGAAAACAGCTCTAAGATTCCCGCAAAAGTCTTGAGATACTTTCCACTAAAACCAAGGTTGCAACGGCTTTTCATGTGTAAAGAGTATTCTGAACTCATGAAGTGGCATGCAGTGGGGCGAACAAAAGACGGAAAGTTAAGGCATCCAGCGGATGCAGAGGGGTGGAGGTCAATGGATGCTAGTCATCCAAAATTTGTAGCAGAAATTCGAAATGTGAGGTTAGGATTAGCTGCAGATGGTGTCAATCCTTACCGATCAATGAATATAAGTCACTCCACCTGGCCAGTTGTTCTGGTCAATTATAATCTTCCTCCTTGGTTGATTATGAAACcagaaaatttgattttatcaaCACTAATACCGGGTCCTGAGTACCCTGGTAACGACATAGATGTGTATTTGCAGCCACTGGTTGCAGAGTTAAAAGAATTATGGGACATAGGTTTAGAAACTTATGATTCCCACGCTGACCAGACCTTTACGTTGCACGCGAGTCTATTATGGACCATCAGTGATTTTCCGGGGTATGCAGTTTTATCGGGGTGGAGCACGAAAGGTAAGTTAGGTTGTCCCAATTGCCACTATTGTACTTCTTCAACCTATTTGAAACATAGTCGAAAAGTTGTCTACATGAATCATAGAAAGTTCCTTCCTCCTGGCCACAAGCTTAGGTACGACTGTAAAAGATTCAATGGTATGGTCGAAACAGATGTATCTCCACCTCCATTGTCTGGAATGGACATTGAAGAACTAttatttggatatgagaattgtTTCGGAAAGCGAGATTTAAAGAAAAGGAAACGAGAGACAGGGTGTCCCTTTAAAAAGAAGtccatattttttgaattaccaTATTGGAGGGAAAACCTGGTTAGGCATAATCTAGATCTAATGCacatagaaaaaaatatttgtgataAAATATTAGGGACTCTGTTGAATCTTGGCGGTAGGACGAAAGATCATCTCAGTGCTCGAAAAGATCTACAGGAAATGGGTATTCGTAAGGCTCTTCACCCTATCAGAATTGGTGATACCAATCAATATGAAATCAGGGCCGCAATTTTTGACATGACTAAAAAAGAAAAGGAGCTTTTCTGCTCAGTTTTCAAGAATGCAAAGCTTCCACATGGAACTGCATCTAATATTAGTCGCTGCGTACATATTGCTGAAAGAAAGATATTTGGGTATAAAAGTCACGATGCACACTTTATGCTTCAGTATTTACTACAATTTGCTGTCGTAAAGACCTCAAAACCAGAGGTTGCAGTGGCTTTGCTGAGATTGAGTGCTTTTTTTAGGGGTTTATGCGGCAAAGTGATTGACCTGGAGGATATTCCTAAGTTGCAAGAGGAAATAATTGAAATCCTCTGTCAGTTAGAAACAATCTTTCCACCTGCCTTTTTCGACATCATGGTTCACCTTCCAGTTCATTTGTGTAAGGAACTGGAATTTGGAGGACCAGTGCACCTTAGATGGATGTTCGGAATTGAGCGATACCTGTGCAAATTGAAATCTTATGTCCGCAATAGGAGTAAACCGGAGGGGTCCATGGCTGAAGGGTATTTGGCAGATGAGTGTATCACGTTTTGTTCTAGATTTCTAAATGATACTATCAAAACTAAGAATGAACAAAACATACATGTTGGATACTCAATTGGGTCAAGAAGAAACAAAGATGGTAAATCAGTAGAGTTGGAAGACAAGGATTGGATTAAGGTTCATCGATATGTGCTTTTCAACTGTGGAAACATAGAAATTGAAAAGCTACTTGG GGAACATCATACCTTAATTGAAAGTCATGGGAAGTCAAAGAAATATGCAAGAGAAAAATCACATACAGTAGAATTTCACCACTGGTTGAAAGATGAGGTGCAGAAATTGAAAGAACCTTCATCAGAATTGTTAAATTTGTCAAGGGGCCCTCAACGCGCAGCTAAAAAGTATTCTGCCCATGTCGTAAATGGGTTCAGATTCCATACCAAGAAAAGAGATGCCAAGTGTACTACACAAAATAGCGGTGTCATTTTGACAGCACTAACCACCTGTTTTGCGAGTTCTAAAGATAAAAATCCAACAATTAGGGATGTTACTTACTTTGGAGCAATCGAAGAAATTATTGAAGTAGATTATTGGGGAGCAATCACAGTAGTTCTATTCAGATGTTGTTGGTATGAAAAGGATAAGGACTGTTATGGCCTTACACGCGTCAATTTCtctaaaaatattcaaaaggatgatccttTTGTTCTAGCTACTCAAGTACAACAAATTTTCTATATTCAAGATTGTATTGAAAATAATCTGCATTTTGTTGTAAAGAAATTACCTAAGGAGTACGATAATATAGGCATCGAAACTGATGTCTTGGAGGATGTTTATGGACCCACTGTGCATGATACAGGATTGAACTTTAAAATGCAGAACCAGCGTGATGATGTTAGTTGGTGCAGGGATGACATGCCGGGTGAAATGTGCCGTGAATCGTTTAGTGGAGATGAAGCTGATGATGAAGATATTGAATGA